A portion of the Microlunatus phosphovorus NM-1 genome contains these proteins:
- the narH gene encoding nitrate reductase subunit beta: MRVMAQMGMVMNLDKCIGCHTCSVTCKQAWTNRSGTEYVWFNNVETRPGQGYPRRYEDQDKWKGGWTLNRRGRLQLRTGPRWKRLLGIFASPIQPELKDYYEPWTYDYHALIDAPLGDDFPVARPKSLITGEDMKVTWSANWDDDLGGTTEMGHLDPIVAKVRQESNEKIKFEFEKTFMFYLPRICEHCLNPACMASCPSGAIYKRSEDGIVLVDQDKCRGWRQCMTGCPYKKIYFNHKTGKAEKCTFCYPRVEVGLPTVCSETCVGRLRYLGLFLYDADAVTAAAATKDEKQLYQAHLDVILDPNDPEVIANARQQGIPADWLDAARRSPVYALAKKYKVALPLHPEYRTMPMVWYIPPLSPIVDLLRDQGHDAEEAGVLFGALRELRIPVEYLAELFTAGDTAQIDRVLSILAAMRAYMRNVTLGRPADESIATAVGMTGTEIREMYRLLAIAKYDERYVIPKAHVEQAHDLEEMGCSLDFDGGPYEMIGESGPFGEASGRPTPVAVETFQALKQRQTSDSSASGSNLKGRVNLLNWDGNGSPEGLFPEHSSVGKK, encoded by the coding sequence ATGAGAGTCATGGCCCAGATGGGCATGGTGATGAACCTGGACAAATGCATCGGGTGCCACACCTGCTCGGTGACCTGCAAGCAGGCCTGGACGAACCGGTCTGGCACCGAGTACGTCTGGTTCAACAACGTCGAGACCCGGCCCGGCCAGGGCTATCCGCGACGTTATGAGGACCAGGACAAATGGAAGGGCGGCTGGACCCTCAACCGGCGCGGCCGGTTGCAGCTGCGTACCGGTCCGCGCTGGAAGCGACTGCTAGGCATCTTCGCCTCCCCGATCCAGCCGGAGCTGAAGGACTACTACGAGCCCTGGACGTACGACTATCACGCTTTGATCGATGCGCCGCTGGGTGACGACTTCCCGGTCGCGCGGCCCAAATCGCTGATCACCGGCGAGGACATGAAGGTCACCTGGTCGGCCAACTGGGACGACGATCTCGGCGGCACGACCGAAATGGGTCACCTGGACCCGATCGTGGCGAAGGTCCGGCAGGAGTCGAACGAGAAGATCAAATTCGAGTTCGAGAAGACCTTCATGTTCTATCTGCCGCGGATCTGCGAGCACTGCCTCAACCCGGCCTGCATGGCCTCCTGCCCGTCCGGTGCGATCTACAAGCGGTCCGAAGACGGGATCGTGCTGGTCGACCAGGACAAGTGCCGCGGCTGGCGGCAGTGCATGACCGGCTGCCCGTACAAGAAGATCTACTTCAACCACAAGACCGGCAAGGCCGAGAAGTGCACCTTCTGCTACCCGCGGGTGGAGGTCGGACTGCCGACGGTCTGTTCGGAGACCTGCGTTGGCCGGCTGCGCTATCTCGGTCTGTTCCTCTATGACGCCGACGCGGTCACCGCAGCCGCCGCCACCAAGGACGAGAAGCAGCTCTACCAGGCGCACCTGGACGTGATCTTGGATCCGAACGATCCCGAGGTGATCGCCAACGCCCGGCAGCAGGGCATCCCGGCCGACTGGCTGGATGCCGCCCGGCGGTCCCCGGTCTACGCGCTGGCCAAGAAATACAAGGTGGCGCTGCCGCTGCATCCGGAATACCGGACCATGCCGATGGTCTGGTACATCCCGCCGCTGTCGCCGATCGTCGATCTGCTGCGCGACCAGGGCCACGACGCGGAGGAAGCCGGGGTGCTGTTCGGGGCCCTCCGCGAGCTGCGGATCCCGGTGGAATATCTGGCGGAACTGTTCACCGCCGGCGACACCGCGCAGATCGATCGGGTGCTGTCCATCCTGGCGGCGATGCGGGCGTACATGCGCAATGTCACCCTGGGCCGGCCGGCCGACGAGTCGATCGCCACCGCGGTTGGCATGACCGGCACCGAGATCCGCGAGATGTACCGGCTGCTCGCCATTGCCAAATACGACGAGCGCTATGTCATCCCCAAGGCCCACGTGGAGCAGGCGCACGATCTGGAGGAGATGGGCTGCTCGCTCGACTTCGACGGCGGGCCATACGAGATGATCGGTGAGTCGGGACCGTTCGGCGAGGCCAGTGGCCGGCCGACTCCGGTGGCGGTGGAGACCTTCCAGGCGCTCAAGCAGCGACAGACCTCGGACAGCTCGGCCTCTGGATCCAACCTGAAGGGCCGGGTCAACCTGCTCAACTGGGACGGCAACGGCTCACCCGAAGGGCTGTTCCCCGAACACTCCAGTGTCGGGAAGAAGTAG
- a CDS encoding nitrate reductase subunit alpha, protein MASSPTAGVDGPASDALLSIGKFFSRWEESDDGRLVFRKGGRAGDVFYRDRWSHDKVVRSTHGVNCTGSCSWKVYVRDGIITWESQQTDYPSPGSDRPDYEPRGCPRGAAFSWYTYSPTRVRYPYARGVLLEMYREAKQRLKDPVLAWADVVTDPERRRRYQQARGKGGLVRVSWQEAVEMIAAAHVHTIKTYGPDRCSGFSPIPAMSMVSHCVGTRFTQLIGGVMTSFYDWYADLPVASPQVFGDQTDVPESGDWWDATYLMMWGSNVPVTRTPDAHWMAEVRYRGTKVVTVSPDYADNTKFADEWLPAQAGTDAALAMAMTHVILKEYFVDRRVPFFVDYVRQYTDLPFLITLTEAPVSDAAPHGGLVPGKFLTAADLAADPSQAAPEDAWKTVLLDAATGQPKVPNGSMGFRYAESGEGQWNLDLGDVVPALSLRDAKVAEETAEVLLPHFADEEGEGGVLRRGVPVTRINGKLVTTVFDLMLAQHGVGRPGLPGEWPTGYDDASSPYTPAWQAEITSVPAEACIRIAREFATNSEDSEGRSMIIMGAGICQWFHADATYRAILSMLILTGAMGRNGGGWAHYVGQEKCRPITGWISLANGLDWSRPPRTMIGTAYWYMHTDQWRFDGYAADALASPLAEGNLTGMHTADTIAQSTRLGWMPFYPQFDVNPLDLADDARAAVDAGTAETPSAYVAQQLADGKIKPSIADIDAPENWPRTLVLWRSNLMGSSAKGNEYFLKYLLGTHSNLAAEEGAADIRPKDVTWREDAPEGKLDLLLSADFRMTSTTLLSDIVLPAATWYEKNDLSSTDMHPFVHAFSPAIDPPWEAKSDFDAFHLIAQELSRQAKTHLGTRHDLVAVPVQHDTPGETAQPGGVVRDWARGDVAPIPGKTMPVLQIVERDYTAIADKLATVGPLADKLGFTVKNVTFPMADEVDRLGRTNGVMLGGAGDGRPAIDTDVKLAEAILAFSGTTNGELATAGFKALEKRVGKHLHDLSEGSEEKRITFPMTQSSPQPVITSPEWSGSETGGRRYAPFTVNVERLKPWHTLTGRMHFFLDHDWMRDLGETMPTYRPPLDMHKLFGEPQIGPDGAKQVVVRYLTPHSKWSIHSEYQDNLFMLSLSRGGPTVWMSPADAESIGVADNDWVECDNANGVLVGRAIVSHRMPVGVVYVHHAQERTIDVPKSEKTGRRGGIHNSVTRLLVKPTHLIGGYAQLSYTFNYLGPTGNQRDHVATIRRRSQEVQY, encoded by the coding sequence ATGGCTTCCTCACCCACCGCTGGGGTCGACGGCCCTGCTTCCGATGCGCTCCTGTCCATCGGGAAGTTCTTCTCCCGCTGGGAGGAGTCCGACGACGGCCGACTGGTCTTCCGGAAGGGTGGACGCGCCGGCGACGTGTTCTACCGCGATCGCTGGAGCCATGACAAGGTCGTCCGCTCCACTCACGGGGTGAACTGCACCGGGTCGTGCTCGTGGAAGGTCTACGTCCGCGACGGGATCATCACCTGGGAGTCCCAGCAGACCGACTATCCGTCCCCTGGCTCGGACCGGCCCGACTACGAGCCGCGCGGCTGCCCGCGCGGCGCCGCCTTCTCCTGGTACACCTACTCCCCCACCCGAGTGCGCTACCCGTACGCCCGCGGAGTGCTGCTCGAGATGTATCGCGAGGCCAAGCAGCGGCTGAAGGACCCGGTGTTGGCATGGGCCGATGTGGTCACCGATCCTGAACGGCGCCGGCGCTATCAGCAGGCCCGCGGCAAGGGCGGCCTGGTCCGGGTCAGTTGGCAGGAGGCGGTGGAGATGATCGCCGCCGCTCACGTGCACACGATCAAGACCTACGGCCCTGACCGCTGCAGCGGCTTCTCCCCGATCCCGGCGATGTCGATGGTGTCGCACTGCGTCGGCACCCGATTCACCCAGCTGATCGGCGGGGTGATGACCTCCTTCTACGACTGGTACGCCGATCTGCCGGTGGCCAGCCCGCAGGTGTTCGGCGATCAGACCGACGTCCCGGAGTCCGGCGACTGGTGGGATGCCACCTATCTGATGATGTGGGGCTCCAACGTCCCGGTCACCCGCACCCCGGACGCCCACTGGATGGCCGAGGTCCGCTATCGCGGCACCAAGGTGGTCACCGTCAGCCCGGACTACGCCGACAACACCAAATTCGCCGACGAATGGCTGCCCGCCCAGGCCGGCACCGACGCCGCCCTGGCCATGGCCATGACGCACGTGATCTTGAAGGAGTACTTCGTCGACCGGCGGGTGCCGTTCTTCGTCGACTACGTCCGGCAGTACACCGATCTGCCGTTCCTGATCACCCTGACCGAGGCCCCGGTCAGCGACGCCGCCCCGCACGGCGGCTTGGTGCCGGGCAAATTCCTCACCGCCGCAGATCTGGCCGCCGATCCGAGCCAGGCCGCTCCCGAGGACGCCTGGAAGACCGTGCTGCTGGATGCGGCCACCGGTCAGCCGAAGGTGCCGAACGGCTCGATGGGCTTCCGCTACGCCGAGTCCGGCGAGGGCCAATGGAACCTCGATCTCGGCGACGTGGTGCCGGCGCTGTCCTTGCGGGACGCCAAGGTCGCCGAGGAGACCGCGGAGGTGCTGCTGCCGCACTTCGCCGACGAGGAAGGCGAGGGCGGGGTGCTGCGCCGCGGTGTCCCGGTCACCCGGATCAACGGCAAGCTGGTCACCACGGTGTTCGACCTGATGCTCGCCCAGCATGGTGTCGGCCGCCCCGGTCTGCCCGGGGAATGGCCCACCGGCTACGACGACGCCAGCAGCCCGTACACCCCGGCCTGGCAAGCAGAGATCACCAGCGTGCCGGCCGAGGCCTGCATCCGGATCGCCCGCGAGTTCGCCACCAACTCCGAGGACTCCGAGGGCCGGTCCATGATCATCATGGGGGCCGGGATCTGCCAGTGGTTCCATGCCGACGCCACCTACCGCGCCATCCTCTCCATGTTGATCCTGACCGGGGCGATGGGCCGCAACGGCGGCGGCTGGGCGCACTATGTCGGCCAGGAGAAGTGTCGACCGATCACCGGCTGGATCTCGCTCGCCAACGGGCTCGACTGGTCGCGGCCGCCGCGGACCATGATCGGCACTGCGTACTGGTACATGCACACCGACCAGTGGCGGTTCGACGGGTACGCCGCGGACGCCCTGGCCTCGCCGCTGGCCGAGGGCAATCTGACCGGGATGCACACCGCCGACACGATCGCCCAGTCGACCCGGCTGGGCTGGATGCCCTTCTATCCCCAGTTCGACGTCAATCCGCTGGACCTGGCCGACGACGCGCGGGCGGCGGTCGATGCCGGCACCGCGGAGACACCGTCGGCGTACGTGGCGCAGCAACTCGCGGACGGCAAGATCAAACCCTCGATCGCCGACATCGACGCACCGGAGAACTGGCCCCGGACCCTGGTGCTGTGGCGGTCCAATCTGATGGGCTCCTCGGCCAAGGGCAACGAATACTTCCTCAAGTATCTGCTCGGCACGCACAGCAACCTGGCGGCCGAGGAGGGCGCCGCGGATATCCGGCCCAAGGACGTCACCTGGCGCGAGGACGCGCCCGAGGGCAAGCTCGATCTGCTGTTGTCGGCCGACTTCCGGATGACCTCGACCACGCTGCTGTCCGACATCGTGCTGCCGGCCGCCACCTGGTATGAGAAGAACGACCTCTCCTCGACCGACATGCACCCGTTCGTGCACGCGTTCTCGCCGGCCATCGACCCGCCGTGGGAGGCCAAGAGCGACTTCGACGCGTTCCACCTGATCGCCCAGGAGCTGTCCCGGCAGGCCAAGACCCACCTCGGCACCCGGCACGACCTGGTGGCCGTGCCGGTCCAGCACGACACCCCGGGCGAGACCGCCCAGCCGGGCGGTGTGGTCCGGGACTGGGCGCGCGGGGACGTCGCGCCGATCCCGGGCAAGACCATGCCGGTGCTGCAGATCGTCGAGCGCGACTACACCGCGATCGCCGACAAGCTGGCCACCGTCGGCCCGCTGGCCGACAAGCTCGGGTTCACGGTCAAGAACGTCACCTTCCCGATGGCCGACGAGGTCGATCGGCTCGGCCGGACCAACGGGGTGATGCTCGGCGGCGCCGGCGACGGTCGCCCGGCGATCGACACCGACGTCAAGCTGGCCGAGGCCATCCTCGCCTTCTCCGGCACCACCAACGGCGAGCTGGCCACCGCGGGTTTCAAGGCCTTGGAGAAGCGGGTCGGCAAGCACCTGCACGACCTGTCCGAAGGGTCGGAGGAGAAGCGGATCACCTTCCCGATGACCCAGAGCTCGCCGCAGCCGGTGATCACCTCGCCGGAATGGTCGGGGTCGGAGACCGGCGGTCGCCGCTATGCGCCCTTCACCGTCAACGTGGAGCGGCTGAAACCGTGGCACACGTTGACCGGCCGGATGCACTTCTTCCTCGACCACGACTGGATGCGCGATCTCGGCGAGACGATGCCGACGTACCGGCCGCCGTTGGACATGCACAAGCTGTTCGGTGAACCGCAGATCGGCCCGGACGGTGCCAAGCAGGTGGTGGTCCGCTATCTGACGCCGCACTCGAAGTGGTCGATCCACTCCGAATACCAGGACAACCTGTTCATGCTGTCGCTGTCCCGGGGTGGCCCCACGGTCTGGATGAGCCCGGCGGACGCGGAGTCGATCGGGGTCGCCGACAACGACTGGGTCGAATGCGACAACGCCAACGGTGTGCTGGTCGGGCGGGCGATCGTGTCGCACCGGATGCCGGTCGGTGTGGTCTATGTGCACCACGCCCAGGAACGGACCATCGACGTGCCGAAGTCGGAGAAGACCGGACGCCGCGGCGGCATCCACAACTCCGTCACCCGGCTGCTGGTCAAGCCGACGCACCTGATCGGCGGCTACGCCCAGCTGTCGTACACGTTCAACTACCTCGGCCCGACCGGGAACCAGCGTGACCACGTGGCCACGATTCGTCGCCGCTCACAGGAGGTCCAGTACTGA